A region from the Pungitius pungitius chromosome 16, fPunPun2.1, whole genome shotgun sequence genome encodes:
- the htatsf1 gene encoding HIV Tat-specific factor 1, producing the protein MRTANLTPEVLHLRVGWKGNVKRLRLKLKMSAQSNANKEFMEQLRLQELYERRTEGGSDPNTYTDPEDGTVYDWDPEKKAWFPKITEDFIAAYQANYGFTQDGDPDPNKTAVSSSNPAAPEPQSKPSEKAKPGDSSKKKNADKQEEATQKGEKRKPDPGWFDIEDNKNTNVYVSGLPLDITPDEFAELMTKCGIVMRDPITEEYKVKLYKDREGNLKGDGLCCYLKKESVELALRLIDESEVRGYRLHVEAARFELKGQYDASKKKKKNKDYRKKMQQQQKQLDWRPEKQGELRKRHEKVVIIRNMFHPSDFEEDPLELNEYRDDLRTECEKFGGVKKVILFDRHPDGVASVAFKEPEQADACIESFNGRWFGGRQLSALLWDGTTDYQVEETTREREERLKGWSTFLEGGDKGLQNNTEKPAEGNATKTEPTEPSSTTEPEQHPKKEPQKQEQEEEEEADSTDSSLEGSDDEKA; encoded by the exons ATGCGTACTGCAAACCTGACACCGGAAGTACTTCATTTAAGGGTCGGGTGGAAGGGTAACGTTAAACGTTTGCGCCTAAAGCTAAAG ATGAGTGCTCAATCAAATGCCAACAAAGAGTTTATGGAGCAGCTGCGGCTGCAGGAACTCTATGAACGGAGAACTGAGGGTGGCTCTGATCCAAACACCTACACCGACCCAGAGGACGGGACCGTGTATGACTGGGACCCCGAAAAGAAGGCCTGGTTCCCTAAA ATAACAGAGGACTTCATTGCAGCCTACCAGGCCAACTATGGCTTCACTCAGGATGGAGATCCAGATCCCAACAAAACTGCAGTGAGCAGCTCCAACCCAGCAGCCCCAGAACCACAAAGCAAGCCTTCAGAAAAGGCCAAACCAGGAGATTCCTCCAAGAAAAAGAACGCAGACAAGCAGGAAGAAGCAACACAGAAAGGGGAGAAGAGAAAACCAGATCCAG GATGGTTTGATAtagaggacaataaaaacacaaacgtcTACGTCTCTG GCCTGCCTCTCGACATCACTCCTGATGAATTTGCTGAGTTGATGACCAAGTGTGGCATTGTGATGCGGGACCCCATTACTGAAGAGTACAAGGTCAAACTCTACAAGGATAGAGAGGGAAATCTAAAGGGAGATGGTCTCTGCTGTTATCTCAAG AAGGAGTCAGTGGAGTTGGCTCTGCGTCTGATTGATGAGTCGGAGGTCAGAGGGTACAGACTCCACGTGGAAGCAGCGCGGTTTGAGCTAAAGGGCCAGTACGACgccagcaagaagaagaagaagaacaaagatTATAGGAAAAAAatgcagcagcaacagaa ACAGTTGGACTGGAGGCCAGAGAAGCAAGGAGAATTGAGGAAGAGGCATGAAAAAGTTGTCATCATTAGGAACATGTTCCACCCCAGTGACTTTGAG GAAGACCCACTGGAGTTAAACGAGTATCGTGATGATCTGCGAACAGAGTGCGAGAAGTTTGGAGGCGTCAAGAAGGTCATCCTCTTCGAT AGACACCCGGACGGCGTGGCATCGGTCGCATTTAAGGAGCCCGAACAAGCAGATGCGTGCATAGAGTCCTTCAATGGTCGCTGGTTTGGAGGAAGGCAGCTGAGTGCTCTGCTTTGGGATGGAACAACAGACTATCAG GTGGAAGAGACCACACGAGAGCGTGAAGAGCGACTGAAAGGATGGTCTACTTTTCTGGAGGGAGGAGATAAGGGACTGCAGAACAATACTGAGAAGCCAGCAGAAGGCAACGCCACCAAAACAGAACCCACAGAACCCTCCAGCACCACAGAGCCCGAACAGCATCCCAAAAAAGAACCACAGAaacaggaacaggaagaggaagaggaagcagactCTACAGATAGCAGCCTTGAAGGGAGTGATGATGAGAAAGCCTAG